In Streptomyces sp. Li-HN-5-11, the sequence AGGACCAGGGCGCCCCGCACGAACGGGACCTTGATGCTGCGCGCGATACGGAACTCGGAGGCGCCGTCCAGCCGCGCGGCCTCGAACAGCTCGCGGGGCACACCCTGCAGCGCCGAGTAGATGATCACCATGTTGTAGCCGACGCCGTGCCAGGTGAGCAGATTGCCGATGGACGGCCACACCATGGACGGTGCGAAGAAGTTCCAGTCGAAGCCGAGCACCTTGCCCAGGGGCGTCAGCGGGCCGACGTCGGGGCTGTAGAGATTGATCCACACGATGGCCGCGACCACCCCGGGGATCATGTACGGCACCAGCAGGACGATCCGGAACCGGCTCGCCGCCCGGGAGGCCAGCGCGTCCAGGAACAGCGCCAGCACCAGGCTGATCAGCAGCATGAGCGGGATCTGCACACAGGCGAACACCACCACGCGCAGCACCGAGCCGAGGAACGCGGAATCGGTCAGGCCGTGGCTGTAGTTGCTGAGGCCGGCGAACTCGGTGGTGGAGCCGCCGAGGCCGAGCCCGGACTGCTTCTCCAGGTACAGCGACTGGTAGACGGCGTACCCGATCGGGACCAGGTACAGAAAGACGAAGCCGAGCTGGAAGGGCACCGTGAACGCGGCACCCTTCCAGCGCTGGGAGCGAATCATCTCAGAACTGCCTCAGCCCTTGACGCTGATACCGCGGGACTTCAGGTCGGCGACCGTCCACTGCTGCATGTGCGCGAGCAGGTCGGTGACCTTCTCCTGCTTGCTGACGACCTTGGCCCAGCCGGCCTGCATCTCGGTGA encodes:
- a CDS encoding sugar ABC transporter permease, which encodes MIRSQRWKGAAFTVPFQLGFVFLYLVPIGYAVYQSLYLEKQSGLGLGGSTTEFAGLSNYSHGLTDSAFLGSVLRVVVFACVQIPLMLLISLVLALFLDALASRAASRFRIVLLVPYMIPGVVAAIVWINLYSPDVGPLTPLGKVLGFDWNFFAPSMVWPSIGNLLTWHGVGYNMVIIYSALQGVPRELFEAARLDGASEFRIARSIKVPFVRGALVLTGLLSIIQMLQIFNEPALFRNVTPQTVSDSFTPIMIIYNQAFNAGNYHYAAALSVLLALILGVASFLFYRLTSREAD